Proteins co-encoded in one Novosphingobium sp. TH158 genomic window:
- a CDS encoding asparagine synthetase B family protein — protein sequence MSAIAGVIFRQAERVPRGLLDAMAAAALPRGSDGTTLWEDGPAGLIRFAHHTTVEAQAERQPFIGPSGAVLLFDGRLDNREEIAALLGWGNGILAAAADGALALAWFERRGRDFIHDLAGDFAIAIHEPGRRRLSLLRSPLGWRPLVWTWNGERLAFATDARTLIVGLGMDRRLNEGALAELLSGRFVTQTETFWAAIERVEQGGAVILEDGRIERWRWHGGPFEDWTDRSFDDHVAQFSELFDQALIATSRSNGPVSAQLSGGLDSSTVVCRGTELFRAGRVARAPQAISARFPGEPHDETLWSRAVEDHLGIEAEVTGSVPFSVDEAERWAAESFYLPLRPNVLDTFAGAIHRLEATGRRVLLTGEGGDDWLNGSLAHWPDLLLRGRWGDLVRHGRSFWPDNPAALSAAKTLVSAARPLILPRYRQAVRHPALDWRNPATDWIRPEWSARTDLRDRWRGPSPRPGVRGFAQQSRYTVYSHAMRSIVAEGACAYAESKGVEIRHPFHDARLTRFCMGAAGNHLRDKTYRKRILRAATHGTLPEIVRTRTTKAMFVGHSVDAIDALFRRRATKDLLPVQFGWVDGARIEELHAPFAAWRRNGSTGALPTQPWGPVWSVLALDIWLRQAVGL from the coding sequence TTGAGCGCGATCGCGGGCGTAATCTTCCGCCAGGCGGAGCGGGTTCCACGCGGGCTGCTTGATGCCATGGCCGCTGCCGCACTGCCGCGCGGATCGGATGGTACGACCCTGTGGGAGGATGGCCCTGCCGGGCTGATCCGCTTCGCCCATCACACGACTGTGGAGGCGCAGGCCGAACGTCAGCCGTTCATCGGGCCGTCGGGTGCGGTCCTGCTGTTTGACGGCCGGCTCGACAATCGCGAGGAAATCGCCGCCTTGCTGGGCTGGGGCAACGGGATCCTGGCGGCCGCGGCGGATGGTGCCCTGGCACTCGCATGGTTCGAGCGCCGCGGACGGGACTTCATCCATGATCTGGCCGGCGACTTCGCAATCGCGATCCATGAGCCCGGTCGCCGCCGGCTGTCCCTGTTGCGCTCGCCGCTTGGCTGGCGGCCACTGGTGTGGACCTGGAACGGGGAGCGACTGGCTTTTGCCACCGACGCGCGCACCTTGATCGTTGGCCTGGGCATGGACCGCAGGCTTAACGAAGGCGCCCTGGCCGAATTACTGAGCGGTCGTTTTGTCACGCAGACCGAAACCTTCTGGGCGGCGATCGAGCGGGTTGAGCAGGGCGGTGCGGTGATCCTCGAAGATGGCCGGATCGAACGCTGGCGCTGGCACGGAGGCCCGTTCGAGGACTGGACCGACCGGTCATTCGACGATCATGTGGCGCAGTTTTCCGAACTGTTCGATCAGGCGCTTATCGCCACCTCGCGCAGCAACGGTCCGGTCTCCGCGCAACTTTCCGGCGGTCTCGATTCTTCCACTGTTGTTTGCCGCGGCACCGAGCTGTTTCGCGCGGGCCGCGTTGCGCGTGCGCCGCAAGCCATCTCCGCGCGCTTCCCGGGAGAGCCGCACGACGAAACACTCTGGTCCCGGGCAGTGGAGGACCATCTCGGAATCGAGGCGGAAGTCACCGGCTCGGTCCCCTTCAGCGTCGATGAAGCCGAGCGCTGGGCTGCGGAAAGCTTTTACCTGCCGCTGCGGCCGAACGTCCTCGATACGTTTGCCGGTGCCATCCACCGTCTTGAGGCGACCGGCAGGCGCGTCCTGCTGACGGGGGAAGGCGGCGACGACTGGCTCAACGGGTCGCTGGCCCATTGGCCGGATCTATTGCTGCGCGGTCGCTGGGGTGATCTGGTGCGCCATGGCCGTTCCTTCTGGCCGGATAATCCGGCGGCGCTCAGCGCTGCCAAGACGCTCGTTTCGGCAGCGCGACCTTTGATCCTGCCGCGGTATCGCCAGGCTGTGCGGCATCCGGCACTCGATTGGCGCAACCCTGCCACGGACTGGATCCGCCCTGAATGGAGCGCCCGCACCGACCTTCGGGATCGCTGGCGTGGTCCGTCGCCGCGTCCCGGTGTGCGGGGGTTCGCCCAGCAATCGCGATACACCGTTTATTCGCACGCAATGCGCTCGATCGTCGCTGAAGGCGCTTGCGCCTATGCCGAGAGCAAGGGCGTCGAGATCCGCCATCCCTTTCACGATGCACGGCTTACGCGGTTCTGCATGGGGGCGGCAGGCAATCACCTTCGCGACAAGACCTATCGCAAGCGCATACTGCGCGCGGCGACGCACGGCACCTTGCCCGAGATCGTACGCACCCGGACAACCAAGGCGATGTTCGTTGGCCATTCGGTCGATGCCATCGACGCCCTGTTCCGTCGGCGTGCCACCAAGGACCTGCTGCCCGTGCAGTTCGGCTGGGTCGACGGCGCGCGCATCGAAGAACTTCACGCACCCTTCGCCGCCTGGCGCAGGAACGGATCGACCGGTGCGCTGCCCACGCAGCCGTGGGGTCCGGTCTGGTCGGTCCTGGCGCTGGACATCTGGTTACGCCAGGCGGTGGGACTGTGA
- a CDS encoding PqqD family protein gives MAEDPCPTRRIICAPWVSWGPAGAEIVLFDSRSGSYHALNASATAIWLHLSAGLQPSAIAATIAAENGIPSDQAAADVDGFIEAVLAADLAVVE, from the coding sequence ATGGCCGAGGACCCGTGCCCGACACGCCGCATCATTTGTGCACCCTGGGTCTCGTGGGGCCCGGCGGGGGCCGAGATCGTGCTGTTCGATAGCCGAAGCGGCAGCTATCACGCACTCAACGCATCTGCGACGGCGATCTGGCTGCATTTGAGCGCCGGCCTCCAGCCATCCGCGATCGCCGCAACCATCGCGGCAGAGAACGGCATCCCTTCGGATCAGGCCGCCGCCGACGTCGACGGATTCATCGAGGCGGTTCTCGCCGCCGATCTGGCGGTTGTCGAATGA
- a CDS encoding 50S ribosomal protein L11 methyltransferase encodes MSELANQDRLAVLDRARELLGDRADVAMGLARQYAAVGCQAKAVELANAALDGAPGDGEIRALAGEVLAQTVPDWHFVITRDQVRNQAYAGALARVVTPDTLVLEIGTGTGLLAMMAARLGARVVTCEANAAIAAAAREVITANGLADRISVVNKHSTALDLMEDLGRRADVLVSEIVSNDMLSEQVLPSHADAALRLIRPDAHVIPARGRIRAALAHDARAGTRLMDQSSGFDLSAFNRLARVHYEIRVADPRLALRSSPADLFTLAFDGSQPSRDGRTTLELVSSGGPVNGVVQWLALDMDELGLYENEPGRGESSCWASLFWPFAAPLDTKPGDVIRIGGYHTQERVRLWRQPD; translated from the coding sequence ATGAGCGAGCTTGCGAACCAAGACCGGCTCGCCGTCCTTGATCGAGCCCGCGAACTGCTCGGCGATCGTGCCGACGTCGCCATGGGCCTGGCGCGGCAATATGCAGCGGTAGGGTGCCAGGCCAAGGCAGTTGAACTGGCCAATGCCGCATTGGACGGTGCGCCCGGCGATGGAGAGATCCGCGCGCTCGCCGGCGAAGTCCTGGCCCAGACCGTGCCTGATTGGCATTTCGTCATAACCCGCGATCAGGTCCGTAATCAGGCCTACGCAGGGGCGCTTGCCCGTGTGGTGACGCCGGATACGCTCGTGCTGGAAATCGGCACCGGCACGGGGCTGCTGGCGATGATGGCGGCGCGGCTGGGAGCCCGCGTCGTAACTTGCGAAGCCAATGCGGCGATCGCAGCGGCCGCCCGCGAAGTAATCACGGCCAACGGTCTGGCGGATCGCATCAGCGTGGTGAACAAGCACTCGACCGCTCTGGACCTTATGGAAGACCTGGGCCGGCGTGCCGACGTGCTGGTTTCGGAAATCGTCAGCAACGACATGCTGAGCGAGCAGGTCCTTCCATCGCATGCCGATGCTGCGCTGCGCCTGATCCGGCCTGATGCCCATGTCATCCCGGCGCGTGGCCGCATTCGCGCTGCGCTCGCTCACGATGCGCGCGCTGGAACCCGGCTGATGGACCAGTCTTCCGGGTTCGACCTGTCTGCGTTCAACCGGTTGGCGCGGGTACATTACGAAATCCGGGTGGCCGACCCTCGCCTTGCATTGCGCAGCTCCCCTGCCGACCTGTTCACCCTGGCGTTCGACGGCAGCCAGCCGAGCCGGGACGGGCGCACCACCCTCGAACTGGTATCGTCCGGTGGGCCGGTCAACGGCGTGGTTCAATGGCTGGCGCTCGATATGGATGAGCTGGGCCTCTACGAGAACGAACCGGGCCGTGGCGAATCGTCGTGTTGGGCATCCTTGTTCTGGCCGTTCGCGGCCCCGCTTGATACCAAACCCGGCGATGTCATCCGCATCGGTGGATACCACACTCAGGAACGGGTGCGGTTATGGCGGCAGCCCGATTGA
- a CDS encoding Stf0 family sulfotransferase: MWDGPPRRSILICTLPRSGSTLLGEAFYFASGLGCPLEYFHAGFRPAFASAWQAHTLPDLRDAVWRHRTDPSGTLSVKLMWRDIQELAIETDPVLFAPLIEQPPERVPASVYRSAAALLEQLFPAPITIHLFRRDRVRQAVSACIANETGQWRAIEGAGMQRVREPTYDAAAILHQISYADHAHGHWRNLLGAMPQPPIAVAYEDLLGAYTPTLSGLFAHLGHPGPVPPARMQRQADGQSEAFVRQFLLETAHRATPPGTE; encoded by the coding sequence ATGTGGGATGGACCTCCGCGGCGGTCGATCCTCATCTGCACGCTGCCGCGTTCGGGAAGCACCCTGCTGGGCGAGGCGTTCTACTTCGCCTCGGGCCTTGGCTGTCCGCTAGAATATTTCCACGCCGGCTTTCGGCCGGCCTTTGCTTCAGCATGGCAAGCGCACACCTTGCCTGACCTTCGCGATGCCGTGTGGCGCCATCGCACCGATCCTTCGGGCACGCTGTCAGTCAAGCTGATGTGGCGCGACATCCAGGAACTGGCGATCGAGACAGACCCGGTGTTATTTGCGCCCCTGATCGAACAGCCGCCGGAAAGGGTCCCGGCTTCTGTTTATCGCAGTGCGGCAGCATTGCTTGAACAGCTGTTTCCGGCACCGATCACGATCCATCTGTTCCGTCGCGATCGGGTCCGGCAGGCCGTGTCGGCCTGCATCGCGAACGAAACGGGGCAGTGGCGCGCGATTGAGGGCGCCGGAATGCAGCGCGTGCGCGAACCCACCTACGATGCTGCGGCGATCCTGCATCAGATCAGCTATGCCGACCATGCCCATGGCCATTGGCGCAACCTGCTCGGCGCCATGCCCCAACCGCCGATCGCCGTAGCCTACGAAGACTTGCTCGGTGCCTACACGCCGACCCTGTCCGGTCTGTTCGCCCATCTGGGCCACCCCGGCCCCGTCCCCCCGGCGCGAATGCAGCGACAGGCAGACGGCCAGTCGGAGGCGTTTGTCCGGCAATTCCTGCTTGAAACCGCTCATCGGGCCACTCCCCCAGGCACGGAATGA
- a CDS encoding 2OG-Fe(II) oxygenase produces MKPPHLVLDDFLSSEESDALFEWALSNEGRFSEAQVEQGIVKEARVSRVLRDIGAFAGLYEQRLLAQVAGWVDALRLSPFTPSTVELELAAHGDGAFFALHSDTYRSDQAARGDRMISAVCYFHRIPSGFSGGFLRLHSLGARPGDPGHDIQPLSGRLVVFPSWWPHEVLPVRCPENRFIDSRFSLTGWIHRDRPAPGRPST; encoded by the coding sequence ATGAAGCCGCCTCATCTCGTGCTCGACGATTTTCTGTCGTCCGAAGAAAGTGACGCTCTCTTCGAATGGGCCCTGTCGAACGAAGGGCGATTTTCGGAAGCACAGGTAGAACAGGGGATAGTGAAAGAGGCGCGCGTCAGTCGCGTCCTGCGCGACATCGGAGCTTTTGCCGGCCTTTACGAACAGCGCCTGCTGGCGCAGGTCGCTGGCTGGGTCGATGCGCTCCGGCTATCTCCTTTCACCCCCAGCACAGTGGAATTGGAGCTGGCGGCGCATGGCGACGGTGCATTCTTCGCCCTGCACAGCGATACCTATCGATCAGACCAGGCCGCGCGCGGCGATCGCATGATCAGCGCGGTATGCTATTTCCACCGCATTCCGAGCGGATTCAGCGGCGGATTCCTGCGCCTGCACAGCCTCGGCGCGCGACCCGGCGATCCCGGTCATGACATTCAACCACTGTCCGGACGGCTGGTCGTGTTTCCCTCCTGGTGGCCGCATGAGGTCTTGCCGGTGCGATGTCCGGAGAATCGCTTCATCGATTCGCGCTTCAGCCTGACCGGTTGGATCCATCGCGATCGCCCTGCACCGGGACGGCCCAGTACCTGA
- a CDS encoding acyltransferase, whose amino-acid sequence MPDRIASGDAALRLDWLDYVRLFCALLVMLHHYLVLAPDPRIGHGITSFGAFTQYTQFASTALFSFLMISGMVVTLVAQRERASTFVANRFARIYPTFVLCMVLTAMLSPLGPPRFLDTWPQVLANLVFYAPAFGYRYVDTVYWTLVVELNFYLAIALLILTGAIHRLQIVVVVWLAGQSTAVLAGIDVALFGKHYHFFSAGMVMALLYQRRNERLNLFLLAVSYVLCLVTSRAYARALGFSELGSAVFIAAVFALFLVMRGRSPRLPFARRIGSLTYPLYLLHFSLGMTIFYWWITEANKWFLVIGTVALFLMISLAIDHVIEFRCKSLWKRLGMATIARPLVWWEGRRAATPDHARLP is encoded by the coding sequence ATGCCTGACCGAATCGCGAGTGGCGACGCCGCCTTGCGGCTTGATTGGCTCGATTACGTGCGGCTGTTTTGCGCGCTGTTGGTCATGCTGCATCACTATCTCGTGCTGGCACCCGATCCGCGGATAGGTCATGGCATCACGAGCTTCGGCGCATTTACCCAGTACACCCAATTCGCCTCGACCGCGCTTTTCTCGTTCCTGATGATCAGTGGAATGGTCGTCACGCTGGTGGCGCAGCGTGAGAGGGCATCAACCTTTGTAGCCAACCGCTTCGCCCGGATCTATCCGACGTTCGTGCTATGCATGGTCCTCACCGCAATGCTCTCCCCGCTCGGACCGCCGCGCTTCCTCGATACCTGGCCACAGGTTCTGGCAAACCTGGTCTTTTACGCTCCGGCTTTCGGCTACCGCTATGTCGACACTGTCTATTGGACGCTGGTGGTCGAGCTGAATTTCTATTTGGCGATCGCCCTCCTGATCCTCACGGGAGCCATTCACCGATTGCAGATTGTCGTGGTCGTTTGGCTCGCCGGTCAATCGACCGCTGTGCTTGCCGGCATTGATGTGGCCCTGTTCGGCAAGCACTATCACTTCTTTTCTGCGGGAATGGTGATGGCGCTGCTCTATCAGCGGCGGAACGAGCGACTGAACCTGTTCCTTCTAGCCGTATCCTACGTCCTGTGCCTGGTTACCTCGCGCGCTTATGCCCGCGCGCTGGGCTTCAGCGAGCTGGGCAGTGCGGTGTTCATCGCGGCAGTATTCGCCTTGTTCCTGGTGATGCGAGGGCGGAGCCCCCGCTTGCCCTTTGCGCGGCGGATCGGTTCGCTGACCTATCCGCTATACCTGCTGCATTTTTCGCTGGGCATGACGATTTTCTACTGGTGGATTACCGAGGCGAACAAGTGGTTCCTGGTGATCGGCACAGTGGCGCTGTTCCTGATGATCTCTCTGGCAATCGACCATGTGATCGAATTCCGGTGTAAATCGCTATGGAAGCGGCTCGGCATGGCGACGATCGCCCGCCCGCTCGTCTGGTGGGAAGGGCGCCGAGCAGCCACCCCGGACCACGCCCGACTTCCTTGA
- the folK gene encoding 2-amino-4-hydroxy-6-hydroxymethyldihydropteridine diphosphokinase has product MLHRYLIALGSNRRHPCHGDPRRVLAAAITTLERDGLRLLACSRAIASAPLGPSLRRYANAAILVESDLGPEAMLDCLQDVERRFGRTRRGQRWGPRVLDLDIVLWSGGTWAVPGLTVPHPEFRKRDFVLRPALDVAAHWRDPITAQSLRQLHTRLTRPRPLP; this is encoded by the coding sequence TTGCTTCACCGCTATCTGATCGCGCTGGGATCGAACCGCCGCCACCCGTGCCATGGCGATCCCCGACGCGTGCTGGCCGCCGCCATTACGACGCTGGAACGCGATGGCTTGCGGCTTCTGGCCTGCTCACGCGCCATCGCCAGCGCACCATTAGGCCCGTCTCTGCGCCGCTATGCCAATGCCGCCATCCTGGTCGAAAGCGATCTGGGGCCGGAGGCCATGCTCGATTGCCTGCAAGACGTAGAACGCCGCTTCGGCCGCACGCGCAGGGGCCAGCGCTGGGGACCGCGGGTGCTCGATCTGGATATCGTCCTGTGGAGCGGCGGGACATGGGCCGTGCCGGGCCTGACCGTGCCGCATCCCGAATTCCGCAAGCGGGATTTCGTACTCCGCCCCGCGCTAGACGTGGCGGCGCACTGGCGCGATCCCATCACCGCACAATCGCTCCGCCAGCTCCACACCCGCTTGACCCGACCCCGTCCGCTCCCCTAG
- the aguB gene encoding N-carbamoylputrescine amidase yields MTMLTVAALQLPLGSDDEAENIAAVSSLVEQAAQAGAQVILPPELFSGPYFCREEDEALFALARPLADHPSVIAMQALAARLKVAIPTSFFERDGHHYYNTMAMIGPDGAIMGTYRKSHIPDGPGYEEKYYFRPGNDGFKVWGLFGAKIGVGICWDQWYPETARVLALMGAEVLFYPTAIGSEPYDADLDTSRMWRRAMQGHAVSNCMPVVAANRIGNECGQNFYGHSFIADEWGDLVEQFGAEETGVLVHRLDLARAARHRAGMGFFRDRRPQLYGRIAQDI; encoded by the coding sequence ATGACCATGCTGACTGTCGCCGCCCTGCAACTGCCGCTCGGTTCCGATGACGAGGCCGAGAACATCGCCGCCGTTTCCTCGCTGGTCGAGCAGGCGGCGCAGGCCGGTGCGCAGGTGATCCTGCCGCCCGAACTGTTCTCGGGGCCCTATTTCTGCCGTGAAGAGGATGAAGCGCTGTTCGCGCTTGCCCGCCCGCTGGCGGATCATCCGTCGGTGATTGCCATGCAGGCGCTCGCCGCGCGCCTGAAGGTTGCCATCCCGACCAGTTTCTTCGAGCGCGACGGGCACCACTATTACAACACCATGGCAATGATCGGCCCAGACGGCGCGATCATGGGCACCTATCGCAAGAGCCACATTCCCGATGGCCCGGGCTATGAGGAAAAATACTATTTCCGCCCAGGCAACGATGGCTTCAAGGTGTGGGGCCTGTTCGGCGCGAAGATCGGCGTGGGCATCTGCTGGGACCAGTGGTATCCCGAAACCGCGCGTGTGCTTGCCCTGATGGGTGCCGAGGTGCTGTTCTATCCCACGGCCATCGGCTCGGAGCCCTATGACGCCGATCTCGATACCAGCCGCATGTGGCGCCGCGCCATGCAGGGCCACGCCGTATCCAACTGCATGCCGGTGGTTGCCGCCAACCGGATCGGCAACGAATGCGGCCAGAACTTCTACGGCCACTCCTTCATCGCCGATGAATGGGGCGATCTGGTGGAGCAGTTCGGTGCTGAGGAAACCGGCGTGCTCGTCCATCGGCTGGATCTCGCCCGCGCGGCAAGGCACCGGGCCGGCATGGGCTTCTTCCGCGATCGCCGCCCGCAGCTCTACGGGCGCATCGCGCAGGATATCTGA
- a CDS encoding class I SAM-dependent methyltransferase: MRRTLLAFCALALSAPLAVATAEPAAAKAKIPADQALAVVLADPRRDGDRIRDQYRHPAETLAFFKVKPGMTVVDYMPSSGWWTRVLVPYLGEKGRYIGLNPDVRTASDPMKRMFADLGSKFPAQVNGWTGASADRIGAYNTDTLPDDLKGKVDRVMVMREMHNLWRQNLVRRELLAIRDLLKDDGLLGIEQHRARAKADFGYASGNNGYLREKDVIALVEAHGFELVARSELNANRKDPANHKNGVWMLPPNFRGVTDEAEKARLTAIGESDRMTLLFRKRR; this comes from the coding sequence ATGCGACGCACTCTCTTAGCCTTCTGCGCCCTTGCCCTTTCCGCCCCGCTTGCGGTTGCCACGGCAGAGCCGGCCGCCGCCAAGGCGAAGATCCCCGCCGACCAGGCGCTCGCCGTTGTCCTCGCCGATCCGCGCCGCGACGGCGACCGCATCCGCGACCAGTATCGCCACCCGGCCGAAACGCTGGCCTTCTTCAAGGTGAAGCCGGGCATGACCGTGGTGGACTACATGCCCTCCAGCGGCTGGTGGACGCGCGTGTTGGTTCCCTACCTTGGCGAAAAGGGCCGCTACATCGGCCTCAATCCCGATGTCCGCACCGCCAGCGATCCGATGAAGCGCATGTTCGCTGACCTTGGCAGCAAGTTCCCCGCGCAGGTAAACGGCTGGACCGGCGCCAGTGCCGACCGGATCGGGGCCTACAACACCGATACCCTGCCCGATGATCTCAAGGGCAAGGTCGATCGCGTGATGGTCATGCGCGAGATGCACAACCTTTGGCGGCAGAACCTTGTCCGGCGCGAACTGCTGGCCATCCGCGACCTGTTGAAGGACGATGGCCTGCTGGGCATCGAACAGCACCGCGCGCGGGCCAAGGCGGACTTCGGCTATGCCAGCGGCAACAACGGCTATCTGCGGGAAAAGGACGTGATCGCCCTTGTCGAAGCGCATGGCTTCGAACTGGTCGCCCGGAGCGAGCTTAACGCCAACCGCAAGGATCCGGCCAACCACAAGAACGGCGTATGGATGCTGCCGCCCAATTTCCGCGGCGTGACGGATGAAGCGGAAAAGGCGCGGCTCACCGCCATCGGCGAGAGCGACCGGATGACCCTGCTGTTCCGCAAGCGTCGCTGA
- the msrA gene encoding peptide-methionine (S)-S-oxide reductase MsrA, with product MAEAIFAGGCFWCTEAVFRSIAGVSAVESGYIGGTVPNPTYKQVCTGTTGHAEAIRIAFDPEVVSYADLLDIHMATHDPTQLNRQGNDVGTQYRSALFPLDEVQHAEAEDAITRWNAAHDKIAVTTIEGPAEWFPAEDYHQEYWQGEGQRNPYCLAVIPPKLAKLQKGFSEKLKD from the coding sequence ATGGCCGAGGCAATTTTCGCAGGTGGCTGCTTCTGGTGCACCGAGGCGGTGTTCCGCTCGATCGCCGGCGTCAGCGCGGTAGAGAGCGGCTATATCGGCGGCACGGTGCCCAATCCGACCTACAAGCAGGTCTGCACCGGCACGACCGGCCATGCCGAGGCGATCCGCATTGCCTTCGACCCCGAGGTCGTCAGCTATGCCGACCTGCTCGACATTCACATGGCAACGCACGATCCGACGCAGCTCAACCGCCAGGGCAACGATGTCGGCACGCAGTATCGCTCGGCGCTGTTCCCGCTTGACGAGGTGCAGCACGCCGAAGCCGAGGATGCCATCACCCGCTGGAATGCCGCACACGACAAGATCGCCGTGACGACCATCGAAGGGCCCGCCGAGTGGTTCCCGGCGGAAGACTATCATCAGGAATACTGGCAGGGCGAAGGCCAGCGCAATCCCTATTGCCTGGCGGTCATTCCGCCGAAGCTGGCAAAGCTGCAGAAGGGCTTTTCCGAGAAATTGAAGGACTAG
- a CDS encoding RsmB/NOP family class I SAM-dependent RNA methyltransferase, whose protein sequence is MSDVPGLPARRAALKLLDAVLRRGETLEQAAHNACQGIVGGPDRALAIALASEALRWLTDLDALIDSATRDVLPEDAKPRSVLRLMLAGWLRLDTPPHAVIATGLPLLAGGPRRLAHGVFSTLSKRSASLPEVPSLPHAVAGRWGDRAPAIAAGLALPPPLDLALRDAGSTLDWAEWLGGVSLMPGHVRLSRGEAVENLAGYDEGAWWVQDLAASLPARLLGPGEGRTVLDLCAAPGGKTLQLAAAGWRVTALDVSAKRLERLQANLSRTGLQAEVVTADALKWQPEAQFDAVLIDAPCTATGTCRRHPDVLHRVGQRQMAEMAELQNAMLHRAADWIKPGGSLVYAVCSLEAQEGEAQVAALDLAVDPVRPEELPTGIAPTAEGWVRTDPGMLADAGGLDGFFIARFRA, encoded by the coding sequence ATGTCAGATGTTCCCGGCCTTCCCGCCCGCCGCGCCGCGCTCAAGCTCCTCGATGCCGTGCTGCGCCGGGGCGAAACGCTTGAGCAGGCGGCGCACAATGCCTGCCAGGGGATCGTCGGCGGGCCGGACCGGGCCCTGGCTATCGCGCTGGCGAGCGAAGCGCTGCGCTGGCTGACCGATCTCGACGCCCTGATTGACAGCGCCACGCGGGATGTCCTGCCGGAAGATGCCAAGCCGCGTTCGGTGCTTCGGCTGATGCTGGCAGGCTGGCTGCGGCTCGATACGCCGCCGCACGCCGTGATCGCCACGGGCCTGCCCCTGCTGGCCGGCGGGCCGCGCCGCTTGGCGCACGGTGTCTTTTCCACCCTGTCGAAGCGCAGCGCGAGCCTGCCCGAAGTGCCCAGCTTGCCCCATGCCGTGGCCGGGCGCTGGGGCGATCGAGCGCCTGCCATCGCCGCCGGGCTTGCCCTGCCGCCGCCGCTCGACCTGGCCTTGCGCGATGCGGGATCGACCCTCGACTGGGCGGAATGGCTCGGCGGCGTTTCGCTCATGCCGGGCCATGTCCGCCTTTCGCGGGGCGAGGCGGTGGAAAATCTCGCTGGCTATGATGAAGGCGCCTGGTGGGTGCAGGATCTTGCCGCCAGCCTGCCCGCGCGCCTGCTGGGGCCGGGCGAGGGGCGCACCGTGCTCGATCTCTGCGCCGCGCCGGGCGGCAAGACGCTGCAACTGGCGGCAGCCGGCTGGCGGGTAACCGCGCTCGACGTCAGCGCCAAGCGGCTTGAGCGGTTGCAGGCCAACCTGTCCCGCACCGGGCTGCAGGCAGAGGTGGTCACCGCCGATGCCCTGAAATGGCAGCCCGAGGCGCAGTTCGATGCCGTGCTGATCGATGCGCCGTGCACGGCCACCGGTACTTGCCGCCGCCATCCCGATGTCCTGCACCGTGTGGGGCAGAGGCAGATGGCGGAAATGGCGGAATTGCAGAACGCCATGCTCCACCGCGCCGCCGACTGGATCAAGCCGGGCGGGTCGCTGGTCTATGCCGTATGCTCGCTCGAAGCGCAGGAGGGCGAGGCGCAGGTGGCCGCGCTTGACCTCGCTGTCGATCCCGTGCGGCCAGAGGAACTGCCCACAGGCATCGCGCCCACTGCCGAAGGCTGGGTGCGAACCGATCCGGGGATGCTGGCCGATGCGGGCGGACTTGACGGATTCTTCATCGCCCGTTTCCGGGCCTAG
- a CDS encoding DUF1674 domain-containing protein has protein sequence MTQRATQRPKGFVKPTHWTNDPAPKPDKARQQGEEPDGLSPTRYGDWVKDGIAIDF, from the coding sequence ATGACCCAACGCGCCACCCAACGCCCGAAGGGCTTCGTCAAGCCCACCCACTGGACCAACGATCCCGCGCCGAAGCCCGACAAGGCCCGGCAGCAGGGCGAGGAGCCCGATGGCCTTTCCCCCACCCGCTATGGCGACTGGGTGAAAGACGGCATCGCGATCGACTTCTAG